In Alphaproteobacteria bacterium, a genomic segment contains:
- a CDS encoding Re/Si-specific NAD(P)(+) transhydrogenase subunit alpha has protein sequence MKIAVLKERAPHESRVAVSPDTVKKLIDKGAEICIELGAGKGASIPDAAYKGAGATICKTAETTLNGAGVVLAVQGPETALLDCMNKDTVLIAMLNPLTDKEYLKELAKRNITSFAMELMPRISRAQSMDVLSSQSNLAGYRAVIDAVASFTKATPMMMTAAGTVAPAKVLVLGAGVAGLQAIATAKRLGAVVSAFDVRPAVKEQVQSLGAKFVEVPAEESGEAAGGYAKEMSEEYKQKQSQLISDTLAKTDIAITTALIPGKPAPILITEEMLSRMKSGSIVVDLAVTAGGNCPFSEADKEVVKHGVKILSYTNVPSRVAVDASQLYAKNLLNFIAPFIAEGALAFDWEDELVAGTLVTKDGKVTLKS, from the coding sequence ATGAAAATAGCAGTATTAAAAGAACGTGCGCCCCATGAATCGCGTGTGGCCGTATCGCCGGACACGGTAAAAAAATTGATAGATAAAGGTGCAGAAATCTGCATTGAGCTTGGCGCAGGTAAAGGCGCTTCTATACCTGATGCGGCGTATAAAGGAGCTGGCGCAACTATTTGTAAAACTGCGGAAACTACACTGAATGGCGCCGGTGTTGTTTTGGCGGTGCAAGGGCCAGAAACGGCGCTACTCGATTGCATGAATAAAGACACTGTGTTAATTGCCATGCTTAATCCACTGACCGATAAAGAGTATTTAAAAGAATTGGCAAAACGTAATATCACCAGTTTTGCGATGGAGTTAATGCCACGCATTTCGCGGGCGCAATCGATGGATGTGCTGTCCTCACAAAGTAATCTGGCCGGATATCGTGCCGTGATTGATGCTGTGGCCAGTTTCACAAAGGCCACTCCAATGATGATGACCGCTGCCGGTACGGTTGCTCCCGCCAAAGTGTTGGTTTTGGGGGCAGGGGTTGCAGGCTTGCAGGCCATTGCCACTGCAAAGCGGCTTGGCGCTGTTGTTTCGGCATTCGATGTACGTCCGGCAGTAAAAGAACAAGTGCAGAGCTTGGGTGCAAAATTTGTGGAAGTGCCAGCAGAAGAAAGCGGCGAGGCCGCAGGCGGCTATGCCAAAGAAATGAGTGAAGAATATAAGCAAAAGCAGTCGCAGCTTATTAGTGACACGCTCGCTAAAACCGACATTGCCATTACCACGGCGCTTATCCCCGGAAAGCCCGCCCCCATATTGATTACCGAAGAAATGCTTTCGCGCATGAAATCCGGTTCTATTGTGGTGGATCTGGCGGTGACAGCAGGGGGAAATTGCCCGTTCAGTGAAGCTGATAAAGAAGTAGTGAAGCACGGCGTAAAGATTTTATCTTATACCAATGTGCCAAGCCGTGTGGCAGTAGATGCCAGCCAACTTTATGCTAAAAACCTGCTAAACTTCATTGCTCCATTCATTGCAGAGGGAGCGTTAGCATTTGATTGGGAAGATGAGCTGGTAGCAGGTACATTGGTTACTAAAGACGGTAAAGTAACACTCAAATCATAA
- a CDS encoding NAD(P) transhydrogenase subunit alpha, with amino-acid sequence MADYNNVTQELQRLSEESAQLAQQTAMLAQQNTQGVDPFIFGLTVFVLACFVGYYVVWKVTPALHTPLMAVTNAISSIIIVGALIAVGPDGFGTSQWVGFFAVVLASINIFGGFVVTQRMLEMFKKKEPKIVSGAAKEGN; translated from the coding sequence ATGGCAGATTATAATAACGTCACTCAAGAGCTACAGCGATTGTCGGAAGAATCGGCGCAACTGGCACAACAAACGGCTATGCTGGCACAGCAAAACACCCAAGGTGTTGATCCATTCATTTTTGGCCTCACGGTTTTTGTGCTGGCGTGTTTTGTGGGCTATTACGTGGTATGGAAGGTAACCCCTGCGTTACATACCCCATTAATGGCGGTAACTAATGCTATTTCCTCCATTATTATTGTAGGAGCACTTATCGCCGTAGGCCCCGATGGGTTTGGAACATCGCAATGGGTAGGATTTTTTGCCGTGGTGCTAGCCAGCATTAACATCTTCGGTGGTTTTGTGGTAACGCAACGCATGCTGGAAATGTTCAAGAAAAAAGAACCCAAAATAGTTTCGGGTGCTGCAAAGGAGGGCAATTAA